In Pollutimonas sp. M17, a single genomic region encodes these proteins:
- the gcvA gene encoding transcriptional regulator GcvA, giving the protein MARQIPPLNPLRAFEVAARLLSFTKAGEELFVTPSAVSHQIKVLEDSLGVALFIRQAKSLVLTTAGQAYLPEVQRAFQHIAAATQRLHSHNLSVLKINTPPTFAVKWLIPRMARFMAAHPTIDLKVSTSAPMVDFSREDIDLAIHYGRGGQPGLRTVECLPVEVFPVCSPALMEGPHPLREPGDLRFHTLLHDDSTYTDASNPNWAMWLNHVGVTDVDATRGPSFWPSHLVINAAVDGLGVALAKKHWVRDELAQGKLIRPFEASIPVEFSYFIAYPEERDDDPRIRSFVDWVRSEVAQDQETLAQD; this is encoded by the coding sequence ATGGCCCGCCAGATACCACCGCTGAACCCCTTGCGAGCCTTCGAGGTTGCAGCCAGGCTGCTCAGCTTCACCAAGGCCGGGGAAGAGCTTTTTGTAACGCCCTCGGCGGTCAGCCATCAGATCAAGGTATTGGAAGACAGCCTGGGCGTGGCGCTGTTCATACGCCAGGCCAAGTCGCTGGTGCTGACCACGGCCGGGCAGGCCTATCTGCCCGAGGTCCAGCGCGCTTTCCAGCATATCGCCGCCGCCACGCAGCGCCTGCACTCGCACAATCTGTCGGTGCTCAAGATCAATACGCCGCCCACCTTCGCGGTGAAGTGGCTAATTCCCCGCATGGCCCGGTTCATGGCGGCCCACCCTACCATCGACCTGAAAGTATCGACGTCGGCGCCCATGGTGGACTTCTCGCGGGAAGACATCGACCTGGCCATACACTATGGCCGCGGCGGCCAGCCGGGCCTGCGCACGGTCGAATGCCTGCCGGTCGAGGTTTTTCCGGTATGCAGCCCCGCCTTGATGGAGGGTCCGCATCCGCTGCGCGAACCCGGCGACCTGCGTTTCCATACATTGCTGCACGACGACAGCACCTATACCGACGCCAGCAACCCCAACTGGGCCATGTGGCTGAATCATGTGGGCGTGACCGACGTCGATGCGACGCGCGGGCCGTCATTCTGGCCCAGCCATCTGGTCATCAACGCGGCGGTCGACGGCCTGGGGGTGGCCCTGGCCAAGAAGCACTGGGTGCGCGATGAGCTCGCGCAGGGCAAGCTGATCCGGCCGTTCGAGGCCAGCATCCCCGTGGAATTCTCCTACTTCATCGCCTATCCCGAAGAGCGCGACGACGACCCTCGCATCCGCAGCTTCGTCGACTGGGTGCGCAGCGAAGTCGCTCAGGACCAGGAAACGCTCGCCCAAGACTAG
- a CDS encoding BrnT family toxin gives MNIEFDPAKNSINEAKHGISLAAAEGLEWETTVVVRDCRFGYSESRLIGTGYIGKRLHVVVFVDRGDVRRIISLRRANDREVKRYAET, from the coding sequence ATGAATATTGAATTCGATCCCGCAAAGAACTCCATTAATGAAGCCAAGCACGGCATTTCATTGGCAGCGGCTGAAGGCCTGGAGTGGGAAACGACTGTTGTAGTTCGTGATTGTCGTTTTGGCTATAGCGAAAGCCGTTTGATCGGTACAGGATATATTGGCAAGCGGCTGCACGTGGTGGTATTCGTGGATCGTGGTGATGTTCGCCGCATTATCAGCCTCCGTAGGGCGAACGATAGAGAGGTCAAGCGCTATGCCGAAACTTAA
- a CDS encoding BrnA antitoxin family protein: MPKLKSGHISPTPVENAKINDAISTDPDTREMTDEDFAHATVGAARHGEGKTRITIWVDCSTVAAFKSRAAEQGKGYQTLMNETLRAAASKDGGALTEDVLRRILREELHQV; this comes from the coding sequence ATGCCGAAACTTAAATCAGGCCACATTTCGCCTACACCGGTAGAGAACGCCAAGATCAATGATGCGATCTCGACTGACCCTGATACCCGCGAGATGACGGACGAGGATTTTGCCCATGCCACGGTTGGCGCAGCAAGGCACGGTGAGGGCAAGACTCGCATTACCATTTGGGTGGATTGCAGTACGGTAGCTGCGTTCAAGTCCCGTGCGGCAGAGCAGGGCAAGGGCTATCAGACCTTAATGAACGAGACATTACGAGCGGCGGCCTCTAAGGATGGAGGGGCCCTCACTGAAGATGTGCTGCGTCGCATTCTGCGAGAGGAATTGCACCAAGTTTAG
- a CDS encoding Bug family tripartite tricarboxylate transporter substrate binding protein, with the protein MHLSGFRRCVIAAALAVLPLSAGLAQANKPITLIVGASPGGTTDRVARGIAQEMSGLLKQTVIVENKPGAGGNIAADTVARSSKDGDTLLVSFTSFSVNASLYKKLPFDPKKDFTPISLLAEVPSVLVARKDFPANNVAELIAQAKKKPGEFSFAVGGIGSSLHMATASFQMDAGIKGLTVPYKGTAPAVQDLIGGQVDLMFASVENVLPLLGTGRIKFLGVTSTQPMKQFAGVPPISNTLPGFTSKAWFGMFGPAGMAPERVKQLNEAVVAGAKHATFIDLMTHGGGEVVTNTPQEFADYVAKDIDHYAKVVEFTGATVN; encoded by the coding sequence ATGCATCTATCCGGATTCCGCCGCTGCGTAATCGCCGCGGCCCTGGCCGTCCTGCCTTTAAGCGCCGGCCTGGCGCAGGCCAATAAACCCATCACCTTGATCGTCGGAGCCTCGCCCGGCGGCACCACCGACCGGGTGGCCCGCGGTATTGCTCAAGAGATGAGCGGCCTGCTCAAGCAAACCGTCATCGTCGAAAACAAGCCTGGCGCGGGCGGCAACATTGCCGCCGACACCGTGGCCCGGTCCAGCAAGGACGGCGACACGCTGCTGGTCAGCTTTACCAGCTTCTCGGTCAATGCCAGCCTGTACAAGAAGCTGCCTTTCGATCCGAAGAAGGATTTCACGCCCATCAGCCTGCTGGCGGAAGTGCCCAGCGTGCTGGTGGCCCGCAAGGATTTCCCCGCCAACAACGTGGCGGAACTGATCGCGCAGGCCAAGAAGAAGCCGGGCGAGTTCAGCTTTGCGGTGGGCGGCATCGGATCGTCGCTGCACATGGCCACGGCCAGCTTCCAGATGGACGCCGGCATCAAGGGCCTGACCGTGCCGTATAAAGGCACGGCCCCCGCGGTGCAGGACCTGATCGGCGGCCAGGTGGACCTGATGTTCGCCAGCGTGGAAAACGTCCTGCCCCTGCTGGGCACCGGCCGCATCAAATTCCTGGGCGTGACCAGCACCCAGCCCATGAAGCAATTCGCGGGCGTGCCGCCTATTTCCAATACCCTGCCCGGCTTCACGTCCAAGGCCTGGTTCGGCATGTTCGGCCCCGCTGGCATGGCGCCTGAAAGGGTCAAGCAACTGAACGAGGCCGTGGTCGCAGGCGCGAAGCACGCCACCTTCATCGACCTGATGACGCATGGCGGCGGCGAAGTGGTCACCAACACGCCGCAGGAGTTCGCCGACTATGTCGCCAAAGACATCGATCATTACGCAAAAGTCGTAGAATTCACGGGCGCAACCGTGAACTAA
- a CDS encoding GntR family transcriptional regulator, with amino-acid sequence MIANPTPRYYRIYRLLKQAIESHQFASNEALPSENALAQEYQVSRLTIRRSLELLQHDGLIERRQGRGTFPRPGNAKTAPLPADINKLLARLSEMGSSTQASLLSFGYETASPDVCTRLELPQGAKVQKAVRVRYHDDQPFSYLITYVPEHIGRQYSEDDLERLPIQSIFKKLGMKLASADQGISAILADMQHAEALRVDVGSALLRISRVVRDVNGAPVEYLIAAYNPARFEYRMTLSNKRSKAGDTWVMDTAKSARK; translated from the coding sequence ATGATCGCCAACCCCACGCCTCGTTACTATCGTATCTATCGCTTGCTGAAGCAGGCGATAGAAAGCCATCAGTTCGCCAGTAACGAGGCCCTGCCCAGCGAAAACGCGCTGGCGCAGGAATACCAGGTGTCGCGCCTGACGATACGGCGTTCGTTGGAACTGCTGCAGCACGACGGCCTAATCGAGCGCCGACAGGGCCGGGGCACCTTCCCCAGGCCGGGCAACGCCAAGACCGCGCCGCTGCCGGCGGACATCAACAAGCTGCTGGCCCGGCTGTCGGAAATGGGCAGCAGCACCCAGGCCAGCCTGCTGTCCTTCGGTTATGAAACGGCCAGCCCCGACGTATGCACCAGGCTGGAGCTGCCGCAAGGCGCCAAAGTGCAAAAGGCGGTCCGCGTGCGCTATCACGACGACCAGCCCTTTTCCTACCTGATCACCTACGTGCCCGAGCACATCGGCCGCCAGTACAGCGAAGACGACCTGGAGCGCCTTCCCATCCAGTCCATCTTCAAGAAACTGGGCATGAAGCTGGCATCGGCCGATCAGGGCATCAGTGCCATACTGGCCGACATGCAGCATGCCGAGGCCTTGCGGGTGGACGTGGGGTCGGCGCTGCTGCGCATCAGCCGCGTCGTGCGCGACGTGAACGGCGCGCCGGTGGAATACCTGATCGCCGCCTACAACCCGGCCCGCTTCGAATACCGCATGACCCTGTCCAACAAGCGCTCCAAGGCGGGGGACACCTGGGTCATGGACACCGCGAAAAGCGCCAGGAAGTAG
- a CDS encoding isocitrate lyase/PEP mutase family protein yields MTIYTPALKPLLQAPGALLAPGIYDSFSALIAQQAGFKAAYLSGASIAYTRLGRSDVGLTTYTEVEQTLSRIVDRVQLPIIVDGDTGFGNALNVMRTVRGFEKAGAAMIQLEDQTFPKRCGHLEGKTIAPASEMCGKLKAALDARHSSDTLILARTDSLAVEGFDAAMERAEAYLACGVDALFIEALRSKDELLEAAKRFGARIPLLANMVEGGITPLHTVGDLQSMGFKIVIFPGGAARAVAHSLRNYYGTLHQSGTTASLADSMLDFNQLNELIETPALMEEARKYV; encoded by the coding sequence ATGACGATATACACACCCGCATTGAAACCCTTGCTGCAGGCCCCCGGCGCCCTGCTGGCCCCCGGCATCTACGACAGTTTCTCGGCGCTGATTGCGCAGCAGGCGGGTTTCAAGGCCGCTTACCTGTCGGGCGCCTCAATTGCCTACACGCGCCTGGGCCGGTCCGACGTGGGGCTGACCACCTATACCGAAGTCGAACAGACCTTGTCGCGCATCGTGGACCGGGTGCAGTTGCCGATTATCGTGGACGGCGACACGGGTTTCGGCAATGCGCTGAACGTGATGCGCACGGTGCGCGGCTTCGAGAAGGCCGGCGCGGCGATGATACAGCTGGAGGACCAGACTTTCCCCAAGCGCTGCGGCCACCTGGAGGGCAAGACCATAGCTCCGGCTTCCGAGATGTGCGGCAAGCTGAAGGCCGCGCTGGATGCGCGCCACAGCAGCGACACCTTGATCCTGGCGCGCACGGATTCGCTGGCGGTGGAAGGTTTCGATGCCGCCATGGAACGCGCCGAGGCCTATCTGGCCTGCGGGGTGGATGCCCTGTTCATCGAGGCCTTGAGAAGCAAGGATGAATTGCTTGAGGCCGCCAAGCGCTTTGGCGCGCGCATTCCCTTGCTGGCCAATATGGTGGAAGGCGGCATCACGCCCTTGCATACGGTGGGCGATCTGCAATCCATGGGCTTCAAGATCGTGATCTTTCCAGGCGGCGCGGCGCGTGCCGTGGCCCACAGCCTGCGCAACTACTACGGCACGCTGCATCAAAGCGGAACCACGGCCTCGCTGGCCGATTCCATGCTGGATTTCAATCAGTTGAACGAGCTGATCGAGACGCCGGCGCTGATGGAAGAGGCGCGCAAGTACGTCTAG
- a CDS encoding 3-isopropylmalate dehydratase has translation MSLHRVWRVGANIDTDALAPGAYMKLGIDQIARHCLENRYPDLAGSLRPGDVLVAGENFGIGSSREQAVGVLVQLEVKAVIAPSFSGLYFRNAYNLGLLAIVCEDAGRIPEGAQVGIDAAHARIRVWAADVADDGSALPPPLLELPCQKIPDFLIERALSGGLMRQLERQYLQSDT, from the coding sequence ATGAGCTTGCACAGGGTGTGGCGCGTGGGCGCCAATATCGATACGGACGCCCTGGCGCCGGGCGCCTACATGAAGCTGGGCATAGACCAGATTGCCCGCCATTGCCTGGAGAACCGCTACCCGGATCTGGCCGGATCCCTGCGGCCCGGCGATGTGCTGGTGGCCGGCGAGAACTTCGGCATCGGTTCCTCGCGTGAGCAAGCCGTGGGCGTGCTGGTGCAACTGGAGGTAAAGGCGGTGATCGCGCCGTCGTTCAGCGGCCTTTACTTCCGCAATGCCTACAACCTGGGCCTGCTGGCCATCGTGTGCGAAGACGCCGGCCGGATTCCCGAAGGCGCGCAGGTCGGCATCGACGCCGCCCATGCACGCATACGCGTATGGGCGGCCGATGTGGCGGACGATGGATCCGCCCTGCCGCCCCCTTTGCTGGAACTGCCCTGCCAGAAGATTCCCGATTTCCTGATTGAACGCGCGTTGTCCGGCGGCCTGATGCGCCAGCTGGAACGCCAATACCTGCAAAGCGACACATGA
- a CDS encoding 3-isopropylmalate dehydratase large subunit — protein sequence MTAQTLAQKLIAHASGRASVALHDIVTCDVDLAMFHDSSGPRRLKPMLDKLGASIWDKSRVVLVMDHYVPEEDDDSRAILALTRDWARSQQLPHVYDSIGICHVVLPQQGHIRPGMFCVGGDSHSPTGGAFGAYMFGIGSTEMLGVVVSGQIWVKVPDTILMDWTGSLQAGVTAKDMMLHMVGLYGTNGANYGAVEYAGSAVDAMSMNERMTLSNMSAELGAQVGLIAPDQTTVDYLRQAGVTDAIDTQRWRTDPDAVLDRRRFDASALAPMVAAPHSPDNTCAVGDLPPTPVQVAYIGACTGAKLDDLRAAAKVLRKRKVDPSVRLLVAPASVQDQNDAMREGTLQVLIDAGAQVFATSCGACSGYGNALAGADNVISSTARNFKGRMGSADTNVYLGSPYTVAASALTGRITDPRSILAEA from the coding sequence ATGACCGCGCAGACACTCGCCCAGAAGCTTATCGCCCATGCCAGTGGCCGCGCTTCGGTTGCGCTGCATGACATCGTCACCTGCGATGTTGACCTGGCGATGTTCCATGATTCCAGCGGGCCGCGACGGCTGAAGCCCATGCTGGACAAGCTGGGCGCCTCTATATGGGACAAGTCCAGGGTGGTCCTGGTGATGGATCATTACGTGCCCGAGGAAGACGACGATTCGCGCGCCATTCTTGCCTTGACCCGGGACTGGGCGCGCAGCCAGCAGCTGCCGCATGTCTACGATTCCATCGGCATTTGCCATGTGGTGCTGCCGCAGCAAGGCCATATACGGCCCGGGATGTTCTGCGTGGGCGGCGATTCGCATTCCCCCACGGGCGGGGCCTTCGGCGCCTATATGTTCGGCATCGGCAGCACGGAGATGCTGGGCGTGGTGGTCAGCGGCCAGATCTGGGTGAAGGTGCCCGACACCATCCTGATGGACTGGACGGGAAGCTTGCAGGCCGGTGTAACGGCCAAGGACATGATGCTGCACATGGTGGGCCTGTATGGCACGAATGGTGCCAACTACGGCGCGGTGGAGTATGCCGGCAGCGCCGTCGACGCCATGTCCATGAACGAGCGCATGACCCTGTCGAACATGAGCGCCGAGCTGGGCGCGCAGGTGGGGCTGATTGCGCCGGACCAGACCACGGTGGATTACCTGCGCCAGGCCGGCGTGACCGATGCCATCGACACCCAGCGCTGGAGGACGGACCCCGACGCCGTCCTTGACCGCCGCCGCTTCGATGCGTCGGCGCTGGCTCCCATGGTGGCGGCGCCGCACAGCCCGGACAATACCTGTGCGGTGGGCGATCTGCCGCCCACACCCGTGCAAGTGGCCTATATAGGCGCATGCACGGGCGCGAAGCTGGACGATTTGCGCGCGGCGGCAAAGGTGCTGCGCAAGCGCAAGGTGGACCCGTCTGTGCGGCTGCTGGTGGCGCCGGCATCGGTGCAGGATCAGAATGACGCGATGCGCGAAGGCACCTTGCAGGTGCTGATCGACGCCGGCGCGCAGGTGTTCGCCACGTCTTGCGGCGCCTGTTCGGGCTACGGCAATGCGCTGGCGGGTGCGGACAATGTCATTTCCAGCACGGCCCGAAATTTCAAGGGCCGCATGGGCTCGGCCGACACGAACGTCTATCTGGGTTCTCCCTACACCGTGGCGGCATCGGCGCTGACCGGCCGCATCACCGATCCACGTTCGATTCTGGCGGAGGCGTGA
- a CDS encoding DUF6941 family protein: MSMHQPKNYPALSDFSAILCEDVRDEKNGKHTLIGVFSSNTITIQKSDDASTAQLPSMAIFMRISNVEEGEYEMSISLTSPSEKNAFEGIAPKKVTAKKKPHQKKTTLVSVVKLAGFFLEEGNYKFFFKLDEHQYEYTFDAVFLDKPIPQEDASTA, translated from the coding sequence ATGTCTATGCACCAGCCCAAAAACTATCCCGCCTTGTCAGATTTTTCTGCAATTTTATGTGAAGACGTTCGGGATGAAAAAAACGGAAAACACACGCTGATTGGTGTTTTCAGCTCGAACACAATAACTATTCAGAAGAGCGACGACGCAAGTACCGCTCAGTTGCCTTCCATGGCGATTTTTATGCGAATTTCAAATGTGGAGGAAGGAGAATATGAAATGTCCATATCCCTAACCTCTCCAAGCGAAAAAAATGCATTCGAGGGCATAGCACCGAAAAAGGTTACTGCAAAGAAAAAGCCCCACCAAAAGAAAACAACCTTAGTGTCAGTGGTAAAACTTGCTGGCTTTTTTCTTGAAGAAGGCAACTATAAATTCTTCTTTAAGCTGGATGAGCATCAATACGAATACACTTTTGATGCTGTTTTTTTGGACAAACCCATCCCGCAAGAAGATGCATCAACTGCATAA
- a CDS encoding antitoxin, which yields MSHVAKLFINGRRRAVRLPAAYRFDTKEVFIRKDPETGDAILSRRPETWDSFFRTIKDKVGQDSFLGNTERDQKQGHRDPFKEWRE from the coding sequence ATGAGCCACGTCGCTAAGCTATTCATTAACGGTCGCAGGCGAGCCGTGCGGTTGCCGGCCGCCTATCGATTTGACACCAAAGAGGTCTTCATACGTAAAGATCCGGAAACAGGCGACGCCATTCTGTCACGCAGGCCAGAGACATGGGACAGTTTCTTTCGCACAATAAAGGACAAGGTCGGGCAAGACAGCTTCCTGGGCAATACGGAACGCGACCAGAAGCAGGGCCACCGGGATCCATTCAAGGAATGGCGGGAATGA
- a CDS encoding PIN domain-containing protein → MHYGLEKRPEATRLHAAAAEFLMRVDTLAWDNAVAETYGQMRNQLERNGRVLGSLDMLIAAHALHTGSVLVTNDQAFAAIPGLGIEDWTGA, encoded by the coding sequence TTGCATTACGGTCTAGAAAAACGCCCCGAAGCCACGCGGCTGCATGCCGCCGCCGCCGAGTTCCTGATGCGGGTCGATACCCTGGCTTGGGACAATGCGGTAGCCGAAACCTACGGCCAGATGCGCAACCAACTCGAACGAAACGGGCGTGTGCTGGGCTCGCTGGACATGTTGATCGCAGCCCATGCGCTGCACACCGGGTCGGTGCTGGTTACTAACGACCAAGCGTTTGCGGCGATACCGGGCCTGGGTATAGAGGATTGGACCGGGGCATAG
- the tnpA gene encoding IS66-like element accessory protein TnpA: protein MSDSLSVMSSSASPRRRYPVGYKRQVVQESMAGGASIARVALAHGINANQLHNWRWQYRRGDFGPISQGPLLLPVQIAAPPVSAPRQPAKIIDGQDRPAISGVELIFPAARVVIHGAADLSTLRCLIQALRE from the coding sequence ATGAGCGATTCTCTTTCGGTAATGAGTTCTTCTGCGAGCCCTCGGCGCCGCTATCCGGTCGGATACAAACGTCAGGTGGTGCAGGAATCGATGGCGGGTGGTGCGTCCATTGCACGGGTTGCGCTGGCGCACGGCATCAATGCCAACCAATTGCACAATTGGCGCTGGCAGTATCGGCGTGGCGACTTCGGGCCAATTAGCCAAGGGCCGTTGCTGCTGCCGGTGCAGATAGCGGCGCCACCGGTATCCGCACCGCGCCAACCGGCCAAGATAATTGACGGGCAAGATAGGCCGGCGATCTCTGGCGTCGAACTGATCTTCCCAGCCGCGCGTGTCGTGATCCATGGCGCAGCGGACTTGTCTACGTTACGCTGCCTCATTCAGGCGCTACGAGAATGA
- the tnpB gene encoding IS66 family insertion sequence element accessory protein TnpB (TnpB, as the term is used for proteins encoded by IS66 family insertion elements, is considered an accessory protein, since TnpC, encoded by a neighboring gene, is a DDE family transposase.), protein MIGLPAGTRVWLAAGATDMRRGFDGLATTVQATLLEDPFSGHVFVFRGRKGDRIKVLWWSGDGMCLLAKRLEHGHFVWPSAESGAVHLTSAQLSMLLEGIDWRRPARTHKPTQA, encoded by the coding sequence ATGATCGGCTTACCGGCAGGAACCCGGGTCTGGCTGGCAGCCGGTGCGACCGATATGCGTCGTGGCTTCGATGGCCTGGCGACAACGGTCCAGGCCACGCTGCTTGAAGACCCCTTCAGCGGCCACGTATTTGTCTTTCGTGGGCGCAAGGGCGATCGCATCAAGGTGCTGTGGTGGAGTGGCGACGGCATGTGTCTGCTGGCAAAGCGCTTGGAACACGGTCATTTCGTGTGGCCCAGCGCCGAATCAGGGGCCGTGCATCTGACCTCCGCGCAGCTATCGATGCTGCTCGAGGGGATCGACTGGCGTCGGCCCGCTCGCACGCATAAACCGACTCAGGCCTAG
- the tnpC gene encoding IS66 family transposase: MFNRAQLPDNIDALKALLSAKSAQIDAFEQERAAWQEEREALRQDKQGDKQEIARLTLLLDKLRRALFGQKSEKLSAQIDQLQLELEELHINQGERAQRVESAQAPASRPAPQRRPLPEHLPCDVHEHLPSEPACPDCGGAWTRLGEDVSNVLEHVPASFRIIRHVRPRLACSCCERMAQAPAPSRPLVRSFAGPGLLSHVMVSKYLDHQPLYRQCQIYERENVSLSESTVGDWVGGVHQLLRPLLEALRRHIFSADKLHTDDTPINVLAPGTGKTRQARLWVYARDDRPSGDTTAPAMWIRYSPDRRGIHPQTHLKDYIGILQADAFAGYDKIYETGRVLEAGCWAHARRKFYDIHVKSATPITTHVLDRIAALYKIESSIRGSPADVRRRARQEHAKPIVFALHDWLREQLATLSRKSNTADAITYAMNQWQALVRYLDDGRIEIDNNTAERALRGVALGRKNYLFLGSDAGGERAATMYSLLGTAKLNDINPQAYLRHVLTVIADHPVNQVDELLPWNVNLPSASTQ, encoded by the coding sequence ATGTTCAACCGCGCCCAACTGCCCGACAATATCGATGCCCTGAAGGCGTTGCTGTCGGCCAAATCTGCCCAGATCGATGCCTTCGAGCAAGAGCGCGCGGCGTGGCAGGAAGAGCGCGAAGCCCTGCGTCAGGATAAGCAGGGCGATAAGCAAGAAATTGCTCGTCTGACCCTGTTGCTCGATAAACTACGGCGCGCGCTGTTCGGCCAGAAGTCCGAGAAGCTCAGTGCGCAGATCGATCAATTGCAGCTTGAGCTCGAAGAGTTGCACATCAACCAGGGCGAACGCGCGCAAAGGGTCGAATCGGCCCAGGCACCTGCCTCGCGCCCGGCCCCGCAGCGTCGGCCATTACCCGAGCACTTGCCGTGCGACGTGCACGAACATCTTCCGAGCGAGCCAGCCTGCCCCGATTGCGGCGGCGCGTGGACACGCTTGGGCGAGGACGTGAGCAACGTGCTGGAGCACGTGCCGGCCAGCTTTAGAATCATTCGCCATGTGCGCCCACGCCTGGCGTGCAGCTGTTGCGAGCGGATGGCGCAAGCGCCCGCGCCCAGCCGCCCCCTTGTCCGCAGCTTCGCGGGGCCGGGGCTACTGAGCCATGTCATGGTCAGCAAATATCTGGACCATCAGCCGCTATATCGCCAGTGCCAGATCTACGAGCGCGAGAACGTGAGTTTAAGTGAGAGCACTGTCGGTGACTGGGTCGGTGGGGTGCACCAATTGCTGCGCCCCTTACTGGAGGCGCTACGGCGCCACATCTTTAGTGCCGACAAACTGCATACTGACGATACGCCGATCAACGTACTTGCGCCGGGAACCGGTAAGACACGTCAGGCGCGCCTGTGGGTCTATGCCCGCGATGATCGTCCCAGTGGCGACACGACGGCGCCGGCCATGTGGATACGTTACTCGCCTGATCGGCGCGGCATCCACCCGCAAACGCACCTGAAGGATTATATCGGTATCCTACAGGCCGATGCGTTTGCCGGATACGACAAGATTTATGAAACAGGCCGTGTGCTAGAGGCCGGATGCTGGGCGCACGCCCGACGTAAGTTCTACGACATCCACGTTAAAAGTGCCACGCCCATTACGACGCACGTGCTTGATCGGATCGCCGCACTCTACAAGATTGAGTCCAGCATCCGCGGTAGCCCAGCGGACGTACGGCGAAGGGCTCGCCAGGAACACGCCAAACCCATCGTCTTCGCGCTGCATGACTGGTTGCGCGAGCAGTTGGCGACCCTCTCACGCAAATCGAATACGGCTGACGCCATCACTTATGCCATGAACCAGTGGCAGGCACTGGTGCGTTATCTGGACGATGGCCGCATCGAGATTGATAACAACACCGCCGAGCGGGCGCTGCGCGGGGTAGCCCTGGGCAGGAAAAACTACCTGTTCCTGGGATCCGACGCGGGCGGTGAACGCGCCGCCACCATGTACAGCCTACTTGGCACAGCCAAGTTAAACGACATCAATCCCCAGGCGTATCTGCGTCATGTCTTGACCGTGATTGCTGACCATCCGGTCAATCAAGTCGACGAATTGTTGCCCTGGAATGTGAACCTGCCCAGCGCCTCAACGCAATAG
- a CDS encoding YdcF family protein: MPFTSLRLIRSLEVYPAVDPAVLEQARAVVVLGGGISHDQPEYAADVSSRATLERLRYAAFLYNQHDLPILVTGGNPSGGEAEGWVMKRELESLFNVPVRWLETQSDNTAENAEFSRAILQADGVDTIALVTHAWHMPRAKRVFEQAGFTVVPAPTGFHTVDMKGIMNFIRNAPACTVLTARAQQSIHN; encoded by the coding sequence ATGCCTTTTACCTCGCTACGCCTGATCCGATCGCTAGAGGTCTACCCCGCGGTCGATCCGGCGGTTCTGGAGCAGGCCCGGGCCGTTGTGGTCTTGGGCGGCGGCATCAGCCACGACCAGCCCGAGTATGCGGCCGACGTGTCCAGCCGGGCCACGCTGGAACGCCTGCGCTATGCGGCTTTTCTGTATAACCAGCACGACCTTCCCATCCTGGTCACCGGCGGCAACCCCAGCGGGGGCGAGGCCGAAGGCTGGGTGATGAAGCGCGAACTGGAGTCCTTGTTCAACGTGCCGGTGCGCTGGCTGGAGACGCAGTCGGACAATACCGCTGAAAACGCCGAATTCTCGCGCGCCATCCTTCAGGCCGATGGTGTGGACACCATCGCACTGGTCACGCACGCCTGGCACATGCCCAGGGCCAAACGCGTGTTCGAGCAGGCCGGTTTCACGGTGGTGCCCGCCCCGACGGGGTTCCATACTGTCGACATGAAAGGCATCATGAATTTCATCCGTAATGCTCCGGCCTGTACCGTCTTGACCGCGCGGGCTCAACAATCCATTCACAATTAA